The following is a genomic window from Nocardioides thalensis.
ACTGCACGTTCGTCGAGACGCCGGCCCAGGCGGCGCGCGAGGGGCGGTCGCCGTACCTCTCCCCCGACGAGATCCTCGAGATCGCCCGCGGCGGCGCCGAGCTCGGCTGTCTCGAGGCACTGTTCACCCTCGGTGACCGCCCCGAGGACCGCTGGCCCGAGGCGCGGGCGTGGCTGGACGAGCAGGGCTACGACTCGACGCTGGCCTACATCCGGGCGATGGCGGTGCGGGTGCTGGAGGAGACCGGCCTGCTGCCGCACCTCAACCCGGGCGTCATGTCCTGGGAGGAGCTCAACCGGCTCAAGCCCGTCTCCCCGTCGATGGGGATGATGCTCGAGACCACCTCGCGGCGGCTGTTCGAGACCAAGGGCGAGGCCCACTACGGGTCGCCGGACAAGGATCCCGAGGTCCGGCTGCGGGTGCTGGAGGACGCCGGGCGGCTGTCCGTCCCGTTCACGACCGGGCTGCTGGTCGGCATCGGCGAGACGCTGCAGGAGCGGGCCGAGACGATCTTCGCGCTGCGCCGTACGACCCGCGCCTACGGCGCCGTGCAGGAGGTGATCGTCCAGAACTTCCGCGCCAAGCCCGACACCGCGATGCGGCACGCCGACGACCTCGGGCTGGACGAGTACCGCGCGGCGATCGCCGTCACCCGGATCGTGCTCGGCCCCAAGGCGCGGGTGCAGGCGCCGCCCAACCTGGTCGACAGCTCGGAAGGATCGGCGGAGTGCCGCCTGTTGCTCGAGGCCGGTGTCGACGACTGGGGCGGCGTCTCGCCGCTGACGCCGGACCACGTCAACCCCGAGCGGCCGTGGCCCTCCCTCGACCGGTTGCGCGCGATCTCGGCGGAGTGCGGCTTCGACCTGCGGGCGCGGCTGACCGTGCACCCCGAGTACGTCGTCGGCAGCCTACGTGACGGCGAGCCGTGGATCGACCCGCGCGTCGCCGGTCACGTCGCCGCCCTCGCGGGGGAAGACGGGCTCGCGATCCCCGGTGTCAAACCGGTCGGCCTGCCCTGGCAGGAGCCCGACGGCGGCTTCGAGAGCGCGGGCCGCACCGACCTGCACGCCGCGGTCGACGCCGAGGGCCGCACCGACGACCGCCGGTCCGACTTCGACAACGTCTACGGCGACTGGGACGAGGTCCGCGACCAGGCCGGCAGGGTTGCCGCCGGCGGTCGAGGAGGCCGGTCGCGGCCGTCACGAGACCAGGCGGCCGCTCTCCGTGCAGCCGAGGCCGACCCCGGCAACCTCTCCGACGAGCACGCGCTCACCCTGATGACGGCCGAGGGCGAGCTCCTCGAGCAGGTCGTCCGGCTTGCCGACGACCTGCGCAGGGACACGGTCGGCGACACCGTCACCTACGTCGTCAACCGCAACATCAACTTCACCAACGTCTGCTACGTCGGCTGCCGCTTCTGTGCGTTCGCGCAGCGCCGCACCGACGCCGACGCCTACTCGCTGTCCTACGACGAGGTGGCCGACCGCGCCCAGGAGGCGTGGGACCTCGGTGCCACCGAGGTGTGCATGCAGGGCGGGATCGACCCGCAGCTGCCCGCGACGGCGTACTTCGACCTCGTGCAGGCCGTGAAGAAGCGGGTGCCCGACATGCACGTGCACGCGTTCTCGCCGATGGAGGTCGTCAACGGCACCGCCCGCACCGGCCTGTCGATCGAGGACTTCCTGATCAAGGCCCGCGAAGCGGGCCTGGGCTCACTGCCGGGAACGGCGGCCGAGATCCTCGACGACGAGGTCCGGTGGGTGCTCACCAAGGGCAAGCTCCCGGCCAGCACCTGGATCGAGATCGTCTCCACCGCGCACCGCCTCGGCATCCCGACGACCTCGACGATGATGTACGGCCACGTCGACAACCCGCGCCACTGGGTGGCCCACCTCAACGTGCTGAGGAAGGTGCAGGACGCCGCGCGCGAGCACGGCAGCGCCGGCTTCACCGAGTTCGTCCCGCTCCCGTTCGTGCACACCTCCGCACCGATCTACCTCGCCGGCGTGGCCCGGCCCGGCCCGACCCTGCGCGACAACCTCGCCGTGCACGCGATGGCGCGGATCCTGCTGCACGGCCGGATCTCCAACATCCAGACCAGCTGGGTCAAGCTCGGCGTCGACGGCACCCGCGCCATGCTCCGCGCCGGCGCCAACGACCTCGGCGGCACCCTGATGGAGGAGACCATCTCCCGGATGGCCGGCTCCGAGCACGGATCGGCCAAGACCGTCGCCGAGCTGGTCGAGATCGGGGCCGGCATCGACCGCCCGGTGCGCGAGCGCACGACGCTGTACGACGCCCGCTAGGTCCCTGCGGAGCGCCCGGCGGGCCTTTGGATCGTGCAAGAGGTCACGGTTCGAAATACTTTCGCCTTGCCTCTAGACGTGACCGGCGCCACTCAATATGTTGTGCCGAACAACATATCGGCCGCGTGGAGGTGCGCCACCCCGGACGCGCCGGGCCGAGGATCGCAAGGAGGCGGTTGATGGTGAAGGGCAAGCGCAGCGCGCTCGTCGCGGTGGGGCTCGGGCTCGCGCTCTCGCTCGCGGCATGCGGCGAGGACGACAGCAACGGCAGTGGCAGCGACACAGGCGGTGACGGCGGCGACGTCCAGGGCAAGATCGGCGTCATCCTCCCGGACACCGAGTCGTCGGTCCGCTGGGAGAGCGCGGACCGGCCGGCGATCCAGGCGGCCTGTGACGAGGCCGGCGTCGAGTGCGACATCCAGAACGCCGAGGGCGACGCAGAGCGGATGACGCAGATCGCCGACACGATGATCGGTGACGGCGTGACCGTGCTCGCGATCGTCAACCTCGACTCCGCGTCCGGCGCGGCGATCCAGGAGAAGGCCGCGTCCGCGGGTGTCGCGACCATCGACTACGACCGGCTCACGCTGGGCGGCTCGGCCGAGTACTACGTCTCGTTCGACAACGTGAAGGTCGGCGAGCTGCAGGGCCAGGGCCTGGCCGACTGCCTCGGCGACAAGCCGGCGAACATCGTCTACCTGAACGGCTCGCCGACCGACAACAACGCGACCCTCTTCGCCGAGGGCGCGCACAGCGTGCTCGACCCGATGACGCAGTACAAGGTCGTCGGCGAGCAGGCCGTCCCTGACTGGGACAACGAGGAGGCTGCAGTCATCTTCGAGCAGCTCTACACCGCCGCCGGCGGCAAGGTCGACGGCGTGCTGGCGGCCAACGACGGCCTCGGCGGCGCGGCGATCAGCATCCTCGAGGGCAAGGGCCAGGCCGGCAAGGTCCCGGTCACCGGCCAGGACGCGACCGTCGAGGGCCTGCAGAACATCCTCGCCGGCACCCAGTGCATGACCGTCTACAAGTCGGCCACGCAGGAGGCGAACGCTCTCGCCGAGGTCGCGATCGCGCTGGCCACCGGTGGCGAGGCGGAGACCACCGGCACCACGGCCGACAGCGAGTCGGGCCGCGAGGTGCCGTCGATCCTGCTCGAGCCCCAGTCGATCACGGCCGAGAACGTCGGCGACGTGATCGCCGACGGTGGCCAGACCTACGAGGACGTCTGCGCCGGCGAGTACGAGCAGATGTGTGCGGACGCGGGCATCACTCCGTGACCCTGCACCACCTCTGAACAGCACCACCTGACGGCGTCCGCGCCCCGGCGATCCCGGGGCGCGGGCACCCGTCGGGCGCGCACCAGTCGCACCCGGCATATGTAGATCCGCCCAACAAATCCCGAGCACATCGGAGCCCGTTCCACATGACTTCCTCGATGCCCCTCGAGTACGGCGAGCAGCCCGCCGTACCGATCCTCCAACTGCGTGGCGTCAACAAGAGCTTCGGCGTCGTCCACGTCCTGCACGACGTCGACTTCGCCGTCTACCCCGGCCAGGTCACCGCGCTCGTCGGCGACAACGGCGCGGGCAAGTCCACCCTGGTGAAGGTCATCGCCGGCATCTACGGTCGCGACAGCGGCGACTACGTCTTCGAGGGTGCGCCCGTCCACGTGCACGGTCCGCGCGACGTCGCCGCGCTCGGGATCGAGGTCGTCTACCAGGACCTCGCGCTGTGCGACAACCTCGACATCGTCGACAACATGTTCCTCGGGCGTGAGCTCCGCAAGGGCGGTGTCCTCGACGACAACGCCATGGAGGAGAAGGCGCGCGAGACGCTCGCCTCGCTCTCGGTGCGCACCGTCAAGTCGGTGCGCCAGAGCGTGGCCAGCCTGTCCGGCGGCCAGAGGCAGACCGTCGCGATCGCGAAGGCGGTCCTCTGGAACTCCAAGATCGTGCTCCTCGACGAGCCGACCGCGGCCCTGGGCGTCGCCCAGACGCGGCAGGTGCTCGACCTGGTCCGCCGCCTTGCCGACCGCGGCCTGGGTGTCGTGCTCATCTCGCACAACATGAACGACGTGTTCGAGGTCGCCGACCGGATCACCGCCCTCTACCTCGGCCGGGTCGCGGCCGACGTCCCCGCGCGGGACCTCACCCACAGCCAGGTCGTCGAGCTGATCACCGCGGGCCGCTCCGGCGACCTCGGCATCCGCGAAGCCGCCACGGCGACGATCTGAGGAGGCCGCGATGACTCTGCAGTCCGACAACGCGACCACCGAGCCCGCCGCCCAGCGCGCCGGCTTCGACTCCGACGCGCACCACGCGGCCACCGTCCGCGACGCCGTCACCGACTACCTCAACCGGCTCCGCGGCGGCGACATGGGATCGCTCCCCGCCATCCTCGGCCTCGTCGTCCTGTTCGCGGTGTTCACCGGTCTCCACGACCGCTTCCTGACCACCTACAACATGGCCAACCTCGTGGTGCAGGCCGGCTCGATCATCGTGCTCGCAATGGGCCTGGTGTTCGTGCTCCTCCTCGGCGAGATCGACCTGTCGGCGGGTGTCGCGGGCGGCGCCTCGGCGACGATCACGACCCTGGTGATGATCGACTACAGCTGGGAGTGGTGGCTCGCCACGCTGGCAGGACTCGCCGCCGGTGCCGTCATCGGTCTCGTGATCGGCGTCCTGGTGGCCACCCTGGGCATCCCGTCCTTCGTCGTCACGCTCGCGTTCTTCCTCGCCCTCCAGGCGGTCCCGCTCAAGCTCATCGGCTCGGGCGGCTCGCTCCGGGTCACCGGCGTGCTCCGCGATCTCTCGATCAAGAACGTGCCGGTCACGGCCGGCTGGATCGCAGCGATCGCGATCGTGGTCGGCTTCGCCGGCCTGTCGCTGTGGAAGTACCGCACGCGGTCGGCGAAGGGACTGGTCCACAAGCCGCTCGGACTGATCCTGCTGCAGATCGGCGTGCTCGCCGCGGTCGTCCTGGGCGTCACCGCCCTCCTGAGCGACAACCGCGCCCCGAACCCGCTGCTGTTCAACATCAGCGGCATCCCGTGGGCGGCTCCGGTCGTCATCGCACTGCTGCTGTTCTGGACGTTCGTGCTGACCCGCACCCGGTTCGGCCGGCACCTCTACGCCGTCGGCGGCAACGCCGAGGCCGCGCGCCGCGCGGGCATCAACGTGACCGGCATCAAGATCGCGGCGTTCATGATCTGTACCTCGATGGCGGCCATCAGCGGCCTGCTCGCGGCGTCGTACACCGGCAAGGTCTCCCCGGGCTCCGGCGGCGGCAACGAGCTGCTGTACGCGGTCGCCGCGGCAGTCATCGGCGGCACCAGCCTCTTCGGCGGCCGCGGCCGCGCGATCGACGCCGTCATCGGCGGTCTGGTGATCGCGACCATCCCCAACGGGCTGGGCCTGCTCAACCAGGCGAGCTACATCAACTTCCTGGTCACCGGCGGCGTGCTGCTGCTCGCGGCCAGCGTGGACGCGATCTCCCGCCGCCGACGTTCCTCCGCAGGCGTCTAGCAGGACCGATGACGACCAGGCAGCGCGGCGCCGGCACCAACCAGGAGGGGGTGCGCCGCCACAATCTCGGGACCCTGCTCCGCCACGTGCACCGGACCGGGGAGATCTCCCGTGCCGAGCTGACCAGCCTGATGGGGCTCAACCGCAGCACCATCGCGGGGCTGGTCGGCGAGCTGGCGGAGCTCGGGCTCACCGAGCACGCCGACCCGGCCACCGGGTCGGCGGGCGCGGGGCGGCGTACCGCCGGGCGGCCGTCGGCGGGCGTGCGCGTGGTCGATGCGGGACCGTACGTCGTCGCCGTGGACCTCGGCGTCGACCGCGCGGTCGTGGCGCGGGTCGGGCTGGGCGGCCGGATCGCCGAGCGCGCCGAGGCCGCGATCAACGAGGACACCGAGGCCTGGCAGGTCGGCGCGGCCGTGGCCGCGCTGGTGCGACACGTCGTGTCGTGGGCGCCGGAGCACGCGCCCCTGCTGGGCATCGGCATCAGCGTGCCGGGTCTGGTCCGCCGTACGGACGGACTGGTGCGGCAGGCGCCCAACCTCGGCTGGCGCGACGTGTCGTTCGGGTCGATCGTGCTCGCCGCGCTCGACCTGGACGTGCCGGTCCGGCTCGGCAACGACGCCGACCTCGGCGCGCTCGCCGAGCACCATCGCGGTGCCGGCGTAGGAATAGACGACCTGATCTACATCTCCGGCAACGTCGGCGTCGGTGCCGGCGTCATCACCGGCGGGGTGCGGCTGCAGGGCGCCGGCGGCTACGCCGGCGAGGTCGGCCACATGAACTTCGACCCGCGCGGGCCGTTGTGCCATTGCGGCAGTCGCGGCTGCTGGGAGACGGCCGTCGGCGCGCACGCGATCGCGGCCGCGGTGAAGTCGCCGGCCGACCAGGTGGTGCGGCTCGGCGAGGTGCTCGACGAGATCACCGCTCCCCCGCGCGAGCTGCGCCCGATCGCCGCCAGCATCGGCCGCGGCCTCGCCGACGTGGTGAACTCCTACAACCCGAGCCTGGTGATCCTGGGCGGCTACTTCCAGCCGCTGTTCCGGCTGATGCGGTCCGAGGTCACCGCCGGTCTCGCCGAGCGCACGATGGCCCCCGCGCTGGAGTCGGTGCGGCTCGCGGTCCCCGGCCTCGGCGCCGACTCGGTCCTCCTCGGCGCGGCCGAGATCGCCCTCGAGCCCGTGTTCGCCGACCCCGTCGCCAGCCTCGCCACCGCCATCACCGACGCCCGTTCCCGCCTCGCCGGCTAGCCGAGTTGTAGGTCATGGTCGGCCGAGTTGTGGGTGATGGTCGGCCGAGTTGTGGGTGATGGTCGGCCGAGTTGTGGGTGCTGGTCGGCCGAGTTGTACCTGATCACGCGGGTGGTCCACGGCGTACAACTCGACGTGCCACGAGGTCCAACTCGACGTGCCACGAGGTCCAACTCGGCCCGCCACGAGGTACAACTCGGCCCGCCACGAGGTAGGACTCGGCCTTAACCCAGGTCGACAAGGCCGTCGAAGAGGGCGGTGAGGGAGCGCTCGGCGGCGCCGAGGGCGGCGGCCTCGGTGCCGAGCGCGCCGAGGCGGAGGTCGGGGACCTGCTGAACGGGGGCGGCGAGGGTGGCGGCGAGGACGTCGCGGGCGGGGGCGAGCACCAGGTCGCCGAGTGGCTCGAAGTAGCCGCCGAGGACGATCACCGAGGGGTCGAGGATGCCGGTGACGATGGCCAGGCCCTGGCCGAGGCGGGCGCCGATCCTCTCGACGGCGGCTCGTACGGCGGGCGCGGCCTGCGCCCTCTCGGCCACCACCCGCGCCGTCTCCTCCGGCGTGGCGAGCTCGGGCAGGCCGACCGCGGCGAGCATCGCGTGCAGGCCGACGGAGGCCTCCCAGCAGCCCGTGCGACCGCAGCCGCAGCGCGCGCCCGGCTCGCCGATCGGCAGGTGGCCGACCTCGCCGGCGAAGCCGCGGGCGCCGCGCACCAGGCGGCCGCCCTCGACCAGGCCGGCGCCGATGCCGACGGTTCCGGTGAGGTAGAGCAGGTGGCGGCTGCCCCGGCCGGCGCCGTGGTGGAGCTCGGCGACCGCGGCGCAGTCGGCGTCGTTGTTGACCCGCACCCGGTCGGTCCACCCGAACGCGGCGTCGATGCGCTCGGCGACGCCGGTGCCGGCCAGGCGCAGGTTGGGCGTCCACGCGATGGTGCGGTCGTCCTCGGTGATCAGCCCGGGCACCGCGGCGGTGGCGCCGACCGGGGTCTGCCCCGCCACCCGGACCGTGTCGGCGACACCGTCGGCGATGTCGGCGAGCGTCCCCTCGATGTCCCGCACGTCGAGCACGGGGCGGGTCACCCGGTGGCGGACCTGGCCGGACAGGTCGACGACCACCGCGGCGACGTACTCGACGTTGGCCTCGAACCCGATGCCGACCGGCCGCCCCCCGGCGAGCGTGAGCCGGAGGCCGGGCCGGCCGCGGTCGCCCGAGCGCACCTGCTCGAGCTCGCGGACGGCGCCGGCGTCCTCCAGGTCACCGACGATCGCGCCGACGGTCGCCTTCGCCAGCCCGGTGCGCCCGGACAGCTCCGCGCGGCTCGCCGGGCCGTCGACGCGCAGGGAGCGCAGGACCGCTCCCGCGTTGCGGCGCCGTACGGTGTCGGACATCGATGCGGCCGCTCAGCGCACGCCGTAGAGGTGCTCGAGCGCCAGCTGGTCCAGCCGCTCGAACGCGGCACCGCGGGCGGCGAGCGCCTCGACGTCGGGCAGCGGCCACTCCAGAAGCTGCTGCCAGCCCTCGTCCTCACCGACCGTCGGCACGGACA
Proteins encoded in this region:
- a CDS encoding bifunctional FO biosynthesis protein CofGH produces the protein MSDVPTPQQVRRALARVERGAAIDVAEATALLAARGEDLDRLTAAAAKVRDAGLLAAGRPGVVTYSPKVFIPITRLCRDRCHYCTFVETPAQAAREGRSPYLSPDEILEIARGGAELGCLEALFTLGDRPEDRWPEARAWLDEQGYDSTLAYIRAMAVRVLEETGLLPHLNPGVMSWEELNRLKPVSPSMGMMLETTSRRLFETKGEAHYGSPDKDPEVRLRVLEDAGRLSVPFTTGLLVGIGETLQERAETIFALRRTTRAYGAVQEVIVQNFRAKPDTAMRHADDLGLDEYRAAIAVTRIVLGPKARVQAPPNLVDSSEGSAECRLLLEAGVDDWGGVSPLTPDHVNPERPWPSLDRLRAISAECGFDLRARLTVHPEYVVGSLRDGEPWIDPRVAGHVAALAGEDGLAIPGVKPVGLPWQEPDGGFESAGRTDLHAAVDAEGRTDDRRSDFDNVYGDWDEVRDQAGRVAAGGRGGRSRPSRDQAAALRAAEADPGNLSDEHALTLMTAEGELLEQVVRLADDLRRDTVGDTVTYVVNRNINFTNVCYVGCRFCAFAQRRTDADAYSLSYDEVADRAQEAWDLGATEVCMQGGIDPQLPATAYFDLVQAVKKRVPDMHVHAFSPMEVVNGTARTGLSIEDFLIKAREAGLGSLPGTAAEILDDEVRWVLTKGKLPASTWIEIVSTAHRLGIPTTSTMMYGHVDNPRHWVAHLNVLRKVQDAAREHGSAGFTEFVPLPFVHTSAPIYLAGVARPGPTLRDNLAVHAMARILLHGRISNIQTSWVKLGVDGTRAMLRAGANDLGGTLMEETISRMAGSEHGSAKTVAELVEIGAGIDRPVRERTTLYDAR
- a CDS encoding sugar ABC transporter substrate-binding protein; amino-acid sequence: MVKGKRSALVAVGLGLALSLAACGEDDSNGSGSDTGGDGGDVQGKIGVILPDTESSVRWESADRPAIQAACDEAGVECDIQNAEGDAERMTQIADTMIGDGVTVLAIVNLDSASGAAIQEKAASAGVATIDYDRLTLGGSAEYYVSFDNVKVGELQGQGLADCLGDKPANIVYLNGSPTDNNATLFAEGAHSVLDPMTQYKVVGEQAVPDWDNEEAAVIFEQLYTAAGGKVDGVLAANDGLGGAAISILEGKGQAGKVPVTGQDATVEGLQNILAGTQCMTVYKSATQEANALAEVAIALATGGEAETTGTTADSESGREVPSILLEPQSITAENVGDVIADGGQTYEDVCAGEYEQMCADAGITP
- a CDS encoding ATP-binding cassette domain-containing protein, whose amino-acid sequence is MTSSMPLEYGEQPAVPILQLRGVNKSFGVVHVLHDVDFAVYPGQVTALVGDNGAGKSTLVKVIAGIYGRDSGDYVFEGAPVHVHGPRDVAALGIEVVYQDLALCDNLDIVDNMFLGRELRKGGVLDDNAMEEKARETLASLSVRTVKSVRQSVASLSGGQRQTVAIAKAVLWNSKIVLLDEPTAALGVAQTRQVLDLVRRLADRGLGVVLISHNMNDVFEVADRITALYLGRVAADVPARDLTHSQVVELITAGRSGDLGIREAATATI
- a CDS encoding sugar ABC transporter permease, which translates into the protein MTLQSDNATTEPAAQRAGFDSDAHHAATVRDAVTDYLNRLRGGDMGSLPAILGLVVLFAVFTGLHDRFLTTYNMANLVVQAGSIIVLAMGLVFVLLLGEIDLSAGVAGGASATITTLVMIDYSWEWWLATLAGLAAGAVIGLVIGVLVATLGIPSFVVTLAFFLALQAVPLKLIGSGGSLRVTGVLRDLSIKNVPVTAGWIAAIAIVVGFAGLSLWKYRTRSAKGLVHKPLGLILLQIGVLAAVVLGVTALLSDNRAPNPLLFNISGIPWAAPVVIALLLFWTFVLTRTRFGRHLYAVGGNAEAARRAGINVTGIKIAAFMICTSMAAISGLLAASYTGKVSPGSGGGNELLYAVAAAVIGGTSLFGGRGRAIDAVIGGLVIATIPNGLGLLNQASYINFLVTGGVLLLAASVDAISRRRRSSAGV
- a CDS encoding ROK family protein; the protein is MTTRQRGAGTNQEGVRRHNLGTLLRHVHRTGEISRAELTSLMGLNRSTIAGLVGELAELGLTEHADPATGSAGAGRRTAGRPSAGVRVVDAGPYVVAVDLGVDRAVVARVGLGGRIAERAEAAINEDTEAWQVGAAVAALVRHVVSWAPEHAPLLGIGISVPGLVRRTDGLVRQAPNLGWRDVSFGSIVLAALDLDVPVRLGNDADLGALAEHHRGAGVGIDDLIYISGNVGVGAGVITGGVRLQGAGGYAGEVGHMNFDPRGPLCHCGSRGCWETAVGAHAIAAAVKSPADQVVRLGEVLDEITAPPRELRPIAASIGRGLADVVNSYNPSLVILGGYFQPLFRLMRSEVTAGLAERTMAPALESVRLAVPGLGADSVLLGAAEIALEPVFADPVASLATAITDARSRLAG
- a CDS encoding ROK family transcriptional regulator, which translates into the protein MSDTVRRRNAGAVLRSLRVDGPASRAELSGRTGLAKATVGAIVGDLEDAGAVRELEQVRSGDRGRPGLRLTLAGGRPVGIGFEANVEYVAAVVVDLSGQVRHRVTRPVLDVRDIEGTLADIADGVADTVRVAGQTPVGATAAVPGLITEDDRTIAWTPNLRLAGTGVAERIDAAFGWTDRVRVNNDADCAAVAELHHGAGRGSRHLLYLTGTVGIGAGLVEGGRLVRGARGFAGEVGHLPIGEPGARCGCGRTGCWEASVGLHAMLAAVGLPELATPEETARVVAERAQAAPAVRAAVERIGARLGQGLAIVTGILDPSVIVLGGYFEPLGDLVLAPARDVLAATLAAPVQQVPDLRLGALGTEAAALGAAERSLTALFDGLVDLG